In Brassica rapa cultivar Chiifu-401-42 chromosome A06, CAAS_Brap_v3.01, whole genome shotgun sequence, a single window of DNA contains:
- the LOC103873395 gene encoding histone H2B.7, with protein MAPKAAEKKPVEEKAPAEKKPKAGKKLPKEAGAGVDMKKKKKSKKSVETYKIYIFKVLKQVHPDVGISSKAMGIMNSFINDIFEKLAQESSKLARYNKKPTITSREIQTAVRLVLPGELAKHAVSEGTKAVTKFTSS; from the coding sequence ATGGCTCCAAAAGCAGCAGAGAAGAAGCCCGTAGAGGAGAAAGCTCCGGCGGAGAAGAAACCGAAGGCCGGGAAGAAGCTGCCCAAGGAAGCAGGTGCAGGCGTtgacatgaagaagaagaagaaatcgaaGAAGAGCGTGGAGACGTATAAGATTTACATCTTCAAGGTTCTGAAGCAGGTTCATCCAGATGTCGGAATCTCTAGTAAAGCCATGGGGATCATGAACAGTTTCATCAATGATATCTTCGAGAAGCTCGCTCAGGAATCGTCTAAACTCGCGAGGTACAACAAGAAGCCGACAATCACCTCGAGGGAGATTCAGACTGCTGTTAGGCTCGTTCTTCCAGGAGAGCTCGCCAAACACGCCGTCTCCGAAGGCACCAAGGCCGTCACTAAATTCACCAGCTCTTGA
- the LOC103873396 gene encoding histone H4, whose translation MSGRGKGGKGLGKGGAKRHRKVLRDNIQGITKPAIRRLARRGGVKRISGLIYEETRGVLKIFLENVIRDAVTYTEHARRKTVTAMDVVYALKRQGRTLYGFGG comes from the coding sequence ATGTCGGGTCGTGGAAAGGGAGGCAAGGGTTTGGGGAAAGGAGGAGCCAAGCGTCACAGGAAGGTTCTCAGAGACAACATCCAAGGAATCACCAAGCCTGCGATTCGTCGTTTGGCTCGTAGAGGAGGCGTGAAGCGTATCAGCGGTCTGATCTACGAGGAGACTCGTGGCGTCCTCAAGATCTTTTTGGAGAACGTTATCCGTGACGCCGTCACCTACACCGAGCACGCGCGGCGGAAGACGGTGACGGCCATGGATGTGGTGTATGCTCTCAAGAGGCAAGGGAGGACTCTCTATGGATTCGGCGGCTAg
- the LOC103873443 gene encoding uncharacterized protein LOC103873443: protein MFFFFFCSFMNYLYLLFVCFTRSNEDSTVELETLYGDDDEDVFYRFYVCFSALKKTWCAHCRPIFGLDACFLKCTTKGQLLAAVGRDAKNQMFPIAWAVVEVESEDNWVWFIEKLQVDLNLHDGEGFTVISDRQKGLLNAVSNLLPMVEHRMCARHIYANLKKNHPHRTDMKGKFWKVAKSYNIAQYNKRLDQVKAYNMSVYDSMMMKNPKNCSLAFFTTSSMCDDVSNNISESFNHAVDPARAMPLVEMLETIRSRAMLRIEARKLISKSHRGKFSIKAMEKVSEEQKKSGAAQYILAEMMYLR from the exons atgttttttttttttttttgtagtttcatGAACTATTTATacttattatttgtttgttttacaAGGTCAAATGAGGACTCAACGGTTGAGCTCGAGACACTCTAcggagatgatgatgaagatgttttCTATAGATTTTATGTCTGTTTTTCTGCATTGAAAAAGACTTGGTGCGCCCACTGCCGACCTATATTTGGTCTTGATGCATGCTTCCTCAAGTGCACAACAAAGGGTCAGTTGTTAGCAGCAGTTGGCAGAGATGCAAAAAACCAGATGTTTCCTATAGCTTGGGCTGTTGTTGAGGTGGAGAGTGAAGACAATTGGGTCTGGTTCATTGAGAAGTTGCAGGTAGATTTAAATCTTCATGATGGTGAAGGCTTCACAGTCATATCAGATAGACAAAAG GGCCTACTTAATGCCGTTTCAAATCTCTTGCCAATGGTTGAGCACAGGATGTGTGCAAGACACATTTACGCTAACTTAAAGAAGAACCATCCACATAGGACTGACATGAAAGGAAAATTTTGGAAGGTCGCTAAGAGCTACAACATTGCACAATACAACAAGAGGCTGGATCAGGTGAAGGCATATAACATGAGTGTATATGATTCAATGATGATGAAGAATCCCAAAAACTGCAGCCTCGCCTTCTTTACTACTTCCTCTATGTGTGACGACGTAAGCAACAACATATCTGAGTCTTTTAATCATGCAGTTGACCCTGCTAGAGCAATGCCACTAGTGGAAATGCTGGAAACAATTCGCAGTAGAGCTATGTTGCGCATTGAGGCAAGGAAGTTGATATCAAAGAGTCATAGAGGAAAGTTCAGTATTAAAGCAATGGAAAAAGTCAGTGAAGAGCAAAAAAAATCCGGCGCTGCACAATATATCCTTGCGGAAATGATGTATCTGAGGTGA
- the LOC103873397 gene encoding girdin isoform X3: protein MATVPEAEESGLRMTRTEHELKKLATSFLGLSFSVMLAHLPSDALSLVPRLTREVSELKQGLEAAEEQVRQMKCRRVEDSKANARVVEIFTSRRNAWQEEERRLQNRIHEMEEEREEFMNRIHELEREVGERDEMIGFMSRRCIEEEEDDDNSTERYHTLSSSPTAYPSSHQFWAEPHNTNPFQDVQYESVYHMKQFVPRESPWKIDSEATGVSAKLRLLEEELLNLEKVCPSDTSKVLSLLSKQAKRYQALVGKIDDLCRRMQSSDPCDATLGPEFRTQSQTEFLLECFRFQQRASETGQKLVALQTEITRSNQGDQLNQAKMNTRRSLDLIKNNLKEVQRNLEIWLARIIGDLEGILARDGASCVREFYVSRYPFVQ from the exons ATGGCGACTGTTCCTGAAGCTGAAGAATCGGGATTGAGAATGACGAGAACCGAGCACGAGTTGAAGAAGCTAGCGACGTCATTTCTAGGCCTGAGCTTCTCAGTGATGCTAGCTCATCTCCCTAGCGACGCGCTATCTCTGGTTCCGCGACTGACGAGGGAGGTCAGTGAGCTGAAACAAGGGCTCGAGGCGGCGGAGGAGCAAGTCCGACAGATGAAATGTCGGCGCGTGGAGGACTCGAAAGCGAACGCGCGCGTGGTGGAGATATTCACTAGCCGCAGGAACGCGTGGCAGGAAGAGGAGAGGCGTCTGCAGAATCGGATTCACGAAATggaggaagagagagaagagttCATGAACAGGATACACGAATTGGAGAGGGAAGTGGGCGAGAGGGATGAGATGATTGGGTTCATGTCAAGAAGATGtattgaggaagaagaagatgatgataatTCCACTGAACGTTACCACACTCTATCTTCTTCCCCTACAGCTTATCCAAGCTCTCATCAGTTCTGGGCAGAGCCGCATAACACTAACCCTTTCCAG GATGTACAGTATGAATCTGTGTACCATATGAAGCAATTTGTGCCAAG GGAATCACCATGGAAGATAGATAGTGAAGCAACAGGTGTTTCTGCGAAACTGAGGTTACTAGAAGAGGAGTTACTAAATCTTGAGAAGGTTTGTCCTAGTGACACTTCAAAGGTTCTCTCTTTGTTGAGCAAACAGGCTAAGAGGTACCAAGCTCTTGTCGGGAAGATCGATGATCTATGCAGAAGAATG CAGAGTAGTGATCCTTGCGATGCGACACTAGGACCCGAGTTCAGGACACAAAGTCAAACGGAGTTTCTGCTCGAGTGTTTCAGATTTCAGCAGCGAGCATCAGAGACAGGGCAGAAGCTAGTTGCATTGCAGACAGAAATCACGAGGAGCAACCAAGGAGATCAACTTAACCAAGCCAAGATGAACACAAGAAGGTCACTGGATTTGATCAAGAACAACTTGAAAGAGGTTCAGAGAAACCTCGAGATTTGGCTGGCTAGGATCATTGGAGATCTCGAAGGCATTCTTGCTAGAGACGGTGCTTCCTGTGTTAGAGAATTCTACGTTTCCCGTTACCCTTTTGTTCAGTAG
- the LOC103873397 gene encoding uncharacterized protein LOC103873397 isoform X1, whose amino-acid sequence MATVPEAEESGLRMTRTEHELKKLATSFLGLSFSVMLAHLPSDALSLVPRLTREVSELKQGLEAAEEQVRQMKCRRVEDSKANARVVEIFTSRRNAWQEEERRLQNRIHEMEEEREEFMNRIHELEREVGERDEMIGFMSRRCIEEEEDDDNSTERYHTLSSSPTAYPSSHQFWAEPHNTNPFQDVQYESVYHMKQFVPRRESPWKIDSEATGVSAKLRLLEEELLNLEKVCPSDTSKVLSLLSKQAKRYQALVGKIDDLCRRMQSSDPCDATLGPEFRTQSQTEFLLECFRFQQRASETGQKLVALQTEITRSNQGDQLNQAKMNTRRSLDLIKNNLKEVQRNLEIWLARIIGDLEGILARDGASCVREFYVSRYPFVQ is encoded by the exons ATGGCGACTGTTCCTGAAGCTGAAGAATCGGGATTGAGAATGACGAGAACCGAGCACGAGTTGAAGAAGCTAGCGACGTCATTTCTAGGCCTGAGCTTCTCAGTGATGCTAGCTCATCTCCCTAGCGACGCGCTATCTCTGGTTCCGCGACTGACGAGGGAGGTCAGTGAGCTGAAACAAGGGCTCGAGGCGGCGGAGGAGCAAGTCCGACAGATGAAATGTCGGCGCGTGGAGGACTCGAAAGCGAACGCGCGCGTGGTGGAGATATTCACTAGCCGCAGGAACGCGTGGCAGGAAGAGGAGAGGCGTCTGCAGAATCGGATTCACGAAATggaggaagagagagaagagttCATGAACAGGATACACGAATTGGAGAGGGAAGTGGGCGAGAGGGATGAGATGATTGGGTTCATGTCAAGAAGATGtattgaggaagaagaagatgatgataatTCCACTGAACGTTACCACACTCTATCTTCTTCCCCTACAGCTTATCCAAGCTCTCATCAGTTCTGGGCAGAGCCGCATAACACTAACCCTTTCCAG GATGTACAGTATGAATCTGTGTACCATATGAAGCAATTTGTGCCAAG AAGGGAATCACCATGGAAGATAGATAGTGAAGCAACAGGTGTTTCTGCGAAACTGAGGTTACTAGAAGAGGAGTTACTAAATCTTGAGAAGGTTTGTCCTAGTGACACTTCAAAGGTTCTCTCTTTGTTGAGCAAACAGGCTAAGAGGTACCAAGCTCTTGTCGGGAAGATCGATGATCTATGCAGAAGAATG CAGAGTAGTGATCCTTGCGATGCGACACTAGGACCCGAGTTCAGGACACAAAGTCAAACGGAGTTTCTGCTCGAGTGTTTCAGATTTCAGCAGCGAGCATCAGAGACAGGGCAGAAGCTAGTTGCATTGCAGACAGAAATCACGAGGAGCAACCAAGGAGATCAACTTAACCAAGCCAAGATGAACACAAGAAGGTCACTGGATTTGATCAAGAACAACTTGAAAGAGGTTCAGAGAAACCTCGAGATTTGGCTGGCTAGGATCATTGGAGATCTCGAAGGCATTCTTGCTAGAGACGGTGCTTCCTGTGTTAGAGAATTCTACGTTTCCCGTTACCCTTTTGTTCAGTAG
- the LOC103873397 gene encoding uncharacterized protein LOC103873397 isoform X2 produces the protein MATVPEAEESGLRMTRTEHELKKLATSFLGLSFSVMLAHLPSDALSLVPRLTREVSELKQGLEAAEEQVRQMKCRRVEDSKANARVVEIFTSRRNAWQEEERRLQNRIHEMEEEREEFMNRIHELEREVGERDEMIGFMSRRCIEEEEDDDNSTERYHTLSSSPTAYPSSHQFWAEPHNTNPFQDVQYESVYHMKQFVPRRESPWKIDSEATGVSAKLRLLEEELLNLEKVCPSDTSKVLSLLSKQAKRYQALVGKIDDLCRRMSSDPCDATLGPEFRTQSQTEFLLECFRFQQRASETGQKLVALQTEITRSNQGDQLNQAKMNTRRSLDLIKNNLKEVQRNLEIWLARIIGDLEGILARDGASCVREFYVSRYPFVQ, from the exons ATGGCGACTGTTCCTGAAGCTGAAGAATCGGGATTGAGAATGACGAGAACCGAGCACGAGTTGAAGAAGCTAGCGACGTCATTTCTAGGCCTGAGCTTCTCAGTGATGCTAGCTCATCTCCCTAGCGACGCGCTATCTCTGGTTCCGCGACTGACGAGGGAGGTCAGTGAGCTGAAACAAGGGCTCGAGGCGGCGGAGGAGCAAGTCCGACAGATGAAATGTCGGCGCGTGGAGGACTCGAAAGCGAACGCGCGCGTGGTGGAGATATTCACTAGCCGCAGGAACGCGTGGCAGGAAGAGGAGAGGCGTCTGCAGAATCGGATTCACGAAATggaggaagagagagaagagttCATGAACAGGATACACGAATTGGAGAGGGAAGTGGGCGAGAGGGATGAGATGATTGGGTTCATGTCAAGAAGATGtattgaggaagaagaagatgatgataatTCCACTGAACGTTACCACACTCTATCTTCTTCCCCTACAGCTTATCCAAGCTCTCATCAGTTCTGGGCAGAGCCGCATAACACTAACCCTTTCCAG GATGTACAGTATGAATCTGTGTACCATATGAAGCAATTTGTGCCAAG AAGGGAATCACCATGGAAGATAGATAGTGAAGCAACAGGTGTTTCTGCGAAACTGAGGTTACTAGAAGAGGAGTTACTAAATCTTGAGAAGGTTTGTCCTAGTGACACTTCAAAGGTTCTCTCTTTGTTGAGCAAACAGGCTAAGAGGTACCAAGCTCTTGTCGGGAAGATCGATGATCTATGCAGAAGAATG AGTAGTGATCCTTGCGATGCGACACTAGGACCCGAGTTCAGGACACAAAGTCAAACGGAGTTTCTGCTCGAGTGTTTCAGATTTCAGCAGCGAGCATCAGAGACAGGGCAGAAGCTAGTTGCATTGCAGACAGAAATCACGAGGAGCAACCAAGGAGATCAACTTAACCAAGCCAAGATGAACACAAGAAGGTCACTGGATTTGATCAAGAACAACTTGAAAGAGGTTCAGAGAAACCTCGAGATTTGGCTGGCTAGGATCATTGGAGATCTCGAAGGCATTCTTGCTAGAGACGGTGCTTCCTGTGTTAGAGAATTCTACGTTTCCCGTTACCCTTTTGTTCAGTAG
- the LOC103873398 gene encoding protein root UVB sensitive 1, chloroplastic gives MSCSYLFTGDASVASRRWNDVSFRQRVFLPRQSLRQPLPSLSQFPPLVATAYDNFTPNQSLFAGGVGGNNDNGNGSGGDGGWWFNGGDNSDDPSHSFRFLCLLFLVLSCFFQSQLSAALAKAPESESNGDTAEKDTVWEVRGSKRKRLVPDYFNDEFVSQEPAFELSSSLTPQNLLTQCRNLLIQFLLPEGYPNSVTSDYLDYSLWRGVQGIASQISGVLATQSLLYAVGLGKGAIPTAAAINWVLKDGIGYLSKIMLSKYGRHFDVHPKGWRLFADLLENAAFGMEMLTPLFPHFFVMIGAAAGAGRSAAALIQAATKSCFNAGFASQRNFAEVIAKGEAQGMVSKSMGILLGIVVANSIGTSTSLALAAFCVVTSIHMYTNFKSYQCIQLRTLNPYRASLVFSEYLISGQAPLVKEVNDEEPVFPAVRFLNIKSPKKMKEFVLSSKAKTAAADIEERLQLGSKLSEVIHNKEEALALVDLYRNEGYILTEHKGRFCVMLKESSSPQDMLRSLFQVNYLYWLEKNAGIEATNTYSDCKPGGRLHISLDYVRREFELAKEDSESVGWVTEGLIARPLATRIRLGYDSEPSSSSPSSS, from the exons atgagctgCTCTTATCTATTTACTGGAGACGCTTCCGTCGCCTCGCGTCGGTGGAATGATGTTTCTTTCCGGCAGCGTGTATTTCTCCCACGGCAATCACTCCGGCAACCGCTTCCGTCGCTTTCCCAGTTCCCTCCATTAGTTGCCACTGCTTATGACAACTTTACTCCTAATCAATCGCTGTTTGCTGGAGGCGTCGGCGGCAACAATGATAATGGAAATGGCTCCGGCGGAGACGGCGGTTGGTGGTTTAACGGTGGCGATAATTCTGATGACCCTTCTCATAGTTTTAGATTTCTCTGCTTGCTGTTCTTGGTCTTGTCCTGCTTCTTCCAATCACAATTATCAGCCGCTCTCGCCAAAGCTCCCGAGTCGGAAAGTAACGGAGATACAGCAGAGAAAGACACGGTTTGGGAAGTGAGAGGAAGCAAAAGGAAGCGACTTGTCCCTGATTACTTCAACGATGAGTTCGTCTCTCAAGAACCTGCCTTCGAGTTATCATCTTCTTTGACTCCTCAGAATCTCCTTACCCAATGTAGAAACCTTCTGATTCAGTTCCTCCTCCCCGAAGGCTACCCAAACAGCGTCACCTCCGACTACCTCGACTACTCTCTCTGGAGAGGCGTTCAAGGAATCGCTAGCCAGATCAGCGGTGTCCTCGCCACTCAG TCTTTGCTTTATGCAGTTGGGTTGGGTAAAGGAGCGATCCCTACAGCTGCAGCGATCAATTGGGTGCTTAAAGATGGAATTGGGTATCTCAGTAAGATTATGTTATCCAAATACGGACGCCATTTCGATGTTCATCCCAAAGGATGGAGACTCTTTGCTGATCTTCTTGAAAACGCTGCCTTTGGTATGGAGATGCTTACACCGCTCTTCCCTCACTTCTTTGTCATGATTGGTGCTGCCGCCGGTGCTGGCCGCTCTGCTGCTGCATTGATCCAG GCTGCTACTAAAAGTTGCTTTAATGCTGGCTTTGCTTCTCAAAGGAACTTTGCTGAG GTAATTGCCAAAGGTGAAGCTCAAGGAATGGTGAGCAAGTCAATGGGTATCCTGCTTGGAATTGTTGTTGCCAATAGCATTGGAACCTCAACAAGTCTTGCACTTGCTGCTTTTTGTGTTGTGACATCGATCCATATGTATACCAATTTCAAATCTTACCAGTGCATCCAACTCCGGACTCTAAACCCATATCGTGCAA GTTTGGTTTTTAGCGAATATCTCATCAGCGGCCAAGCTCCTCTAGTCAAGGAGGTCAACGACGAAGAACCAGTCTTCCCAGCTGTTCGGTTCTTAAACATAAAATCTCCTAAAAAG ATGAAAGAATTCGTCTTGTCATCAAAAGCAAAAACAGCAGCAGCAGACATAGAGGAACGGCTTCAGCTAGGTTCAAAGCTCAGCGAGGTCATCCACAACAAAGAAGAAGCATTAGCCCTCGTTGATCTTTATCGGAATGAAGGCTACATCCTTACAGAACACAAAGGCAGATTCTGC GTGATGCTCAAGGAAAGCTCGTCGCCACAAGACATGCTCAGGTCGTTGTTTCAAGTGAACTACCTCTACTGGCTAGAGAAGAACGCTGGAATCGAAGCCACAAACACTTACTCAGACTGCAAACCGGGTGGTCGGCTTCACATTTCTTTAGATTATGTGCGAAGAGAGTTCGAACTCGCCAAAGAAGACAGTGAATCGGTGGGTTGGGTTACCGAAGGACTGATAGCTAGACCTCTAGCGACCAGAATCCGTCTAGGTTATGATAGTGAAccctcatcttcttctccttccagTTCATGA